atatctgttttctttctgaagcAGGCTGCCTCTAACATGCCAACTCTTGTACACATTAGATAAGTGTCCTACCACTCAGCAATGCTCACTTCTACCAATTGTAAATGTAACTCTTAAAATCTGATTTTATTTAAGAATAGTATATAAGAAAGAAGCATTTTAAATAGATGCTAAATGAGGAGCAAAGTGTGACGAGCTCTCACTTTGAGAGGATGGCTGGAACTAGATTTTATTCCTGCAAATGTAATGCCACAGCAAGTCATTTTCTCTAGATACTTCCTTAGGTCTGAGAAGTAGGGAAGAGATGTCCTGTCAACATTTTCTGGTTCTAAATAAGTTTCTTGGTtgcaggatctgatgccctattcttacttccataggcaccaggcacacatgctgTGCATAAATGTACGTGCAGTCAAAACATTTATTCTCATAAAATAAGTATTCTTCATTGAGGACAAGTAATTCTGGTGTGTTAATGGAAATTAAAATCCAAGTGCTGTATTGTTAAGTATACAGCTATGActctgccctagaactcactatgtagactaggctagcctacAGATCtataagtgctagaattaaatatgtgtgccatcacacccagGTTTTTTGAGTTTTGTTGATTGTTTCTTGGTTGGTCTTTTGTCaaattctaattttcttttttgttttccccaGGAAACACGAACCCTAGCGGAAATTGCCAAAGTGGAGCTGGACAACATGCCACTCCGTGGAAAGCAGCTGCGAGTGCGCTTTGCTTGTCATAGTGCATCCCTTACGGTTCGCAACCTTCCTCAGTACGTGTCCAACGAACTGCTGGAAGAAGCCTTTTCTGTGTTTGGCCAGGTGGAGAGGGCTGTAGTCATTGTGGATGACCGAGGAAGGCCCTCGGGGAAAGGCATTGTTGAGTTCTCAGGGAAGCCAGCTGCTCGGAAAGCTCTGGACAGATGCAGTGAAGGCTCCTTCTTGCTAACCACGTAAGTAATTTTCAGGCAATGGTTTGAGGTTCCTTATTCTTTCTTTGGCATGGAGCATTTAGTAATCGTgttcttattttcatttaaagaCTTAATACTAACAGCTTTTCTAATGCAGTTTCAGTATAATCCTACTCACGTATTCAAGTGCATGTCCATGCCATGGTGGACATGTGGGGACTTGGGACAATTTTGGAAAGTcggctttctccttccacctttacatgtGTTCTGGGACCAAGCTCAGGTTGTCTAGCTTGTGTGGGCCTTTATCCATCAGGGTATGGTACAATGATAACTTTTTAGGCTGGAGAATtacttcagtggttaagagcactggctgctcttgcagagaaccgagtaggattcccagcacccacatgttgtcTCAAGaccatctgtaatttcagttctagggaatctgatgccaGCCTAAACAGGCATCAGGCATGGAAGTGATACATTGATGTACATCTGGGGAAAGCACTCATACATGTGGAATAATAATAGCTTTTCATTGGGCATGGTAGCccatgcctgtgattccagcacttggaaggtaaagATAAACGAATCTGGAGTTaaagtcatccttagctataTAACAAGTTGCAAGTTAGCCTGGGATAGGTGAAATTGTctccaaaagcaaaaaaaaaaagttttccctTCTAGAAACTTAGaatgtttcttaaaatgttttgttgaatgtactttctcttagtgttttccttccttcattttctggAGTTATCAAATATATTAGATAACTTGATCTACTCCCTTTAACATTTTTTGAGACTATTACAGAGATCTGAAACCTGGCTCCATCTGGGCTGTTATCCCCAAATTATTCATAATGCTGGTAAGAGGGACTCCATTACTTGGGGTTAGGTTTGAAATTCTTAGGAAATATGTTTAGATGTGGTTCATAACTATAGCCCCAAcatttggaaggctgaagcaagagTAGTGTCATTAACTTGAGACCAGCACAGTTTACAGTATGAATCCTTGCCAAATTCTCATTCCTGTCAAAACTACTATAGTTGTCCAGTCTTATCCCTAATTAGTTCCTTGGGCCAATGTCGGGTGTAGGGAGCATCCTTGTTAGGGTATGGCCTCATTAACACTTTCTTCTTTCACCCAGATTTCCTCGGCCTGTGACTGTGGAGCCTATGGACCAGTTAGATGATGAAGAGGGACTTCCGGAGAAGTTGGTTATAAAAAACCAGCAATTTCACAAGTGTGTGGTCCAGTTGTTGACTTTTATACGTTTCTGGGATAGGGGTggggtgtgtttatatgtgtggtaCTGGTAGTTGAACCCAGACCCTTAACATATTTGACTATACTTCATCCCGTAGTTATTTTTCTACTCTTGAAACTTAAAGGTGTATTTAAAAGAGGCGTTGCCTTTGCTGTATACATGTGCTCACTTGGTCTTTAGAAAAGAATGTGATCCTATGAAATCTTGGACAAAAGTAATACATAATGTGTATTGTCTATAGGGAGAGAGAACAGCCACCCAGATTTGCACAGCCTGGGTCCTTTGAGTATGAGTATGCCATGCGCTGGAAGGCTCTCATTGAGATGGAGAAGCAACAGCAGGATCAAGTGGACCGAAACATCAAGGAGGCTCGTGAGAagctggagatggagatggaggcagCACGCCATGAGCACCAGGTTATGCTAATGAGGCAGGGTGAGTTGAGACCTGTAGGTAGGAAAAGTGGAATACATAGCAAATGCCAGTTTTGTTCAGTGATTTCTTTGTTCCTTAGTAGAAAAAGACGAAATCTCTGCTTTTATTTATGAAATACTTTGTTTATCCCAGTAGGGAGATAAGTTTGGAGATGGGTATAGAATACTGGATAGattctatgaagaaagaaatgataaaagTTTTAGTTTACTTGCATGGTCATTCTGGGATTAtatattgtcttagttaagggTTCTGTTTTTTGATAATAAACCAAGCATGACCAAAATCAATTTGATGAGGAAACagtttattttgtcttaaaatTACAGGTAACTCCATCATTGagagaagctaaggcaggaacaAATGTAGGGGTGCTGTTTACTAGGTTGTTACCCAAGGCTtatccacccacctacctacctaccttccttccttccttccttccttgataTTGTGATgtagtttttggttttggggttttgtttgtggcttagtttctctgtgtggccctggctatcctggaactagtctgtagatcaggctggccttgaactcagagatctctgcctctcaagtgctgggattaaaggagtacacCATGCCTGCTCATCCACCCACCATGAGCTaggcccttccccatcaatcaagAAATGTACCACAGCCTTGTCCACTGACCaatcaattgaggtttcctcttccaaaatgactatTATCTTTTGTCTTGGTTGACATCTTTGCTTTCTGGATATTTATGGGAAATTGTTGTATATATGAAAAGAGAATCAAAAAGTCTCAATCTGTTGATAGATTTGATGAGACGTCAAGAAGAGCTTCGAAGAATGGAGGAGCTGCATAACCAAGAGGTTCAGAAACGAAAGCAGTTAGAACtcaggtactttttttttttttttttttttttttttggtttggggcCTGGTTTCATGCTTCTCCATCTCAATGAGAGCCTTCCAGCACATGTGTTGAGGCCTTCTACCAAATGGTCCTAAGAATTAAACTTGTCATCAGCCtggacagcaagcacctttatgcaCTTAGAGCTGCATTGGTTCTAGGAGTTGCCTGAGGGCTTCCTGAAAGAGAAAGAACTCGATGCTGGTCTCTTAATTTCTTTGAATGTTGCCCTTATTCTTGGCAAGCTGTGCTGGCTTTAGGTGTCTTAATCTTCTTCCCTTTCAACTGGTCCACTCATTTTCTGgaatgtcttttattttaaaatgcattgatAATTCTATAGGCAGGAAGAGGAACGCAGGCGCCGTGAGGAAGAGATGCGGCGACAGCAAGAAGAAATGATGCGACGGCAGCAGGAAGGATTCAAGGGAACCTTCCCTGATGCGGTATATCTCCCATGTGCCTATGATGTGATAGGCCAGTCATCATATAAGACTATGAAATGTCTGTAAGGATACTAGGTTATGATCAATTATTCTATGTTACAGAATAAAAAAATTGTTTAGGAAAAACAAAATTGTTGATAGGAGGTGAGGTAAGATTTGAGGGAGAGTTTTTGCTATATATAGCAAATTTAGGATGAAAATCTAGTTACTTATATCCAGTGATAATAAGAGAAATTTGAGTCCTATAGCAGACTTTGGCTCATCCACTGCTACCCTTGTAATTAGATGATTTGCAGCTTTAAGAAGTTAACTATTTCTTCCCCCGTTGCCTCTTGTTTCTAATAGAAAATTATGTTACCTACAATCACTGTCCAGATAGCAAGCGGGCATTGGTATTAGTATGTCATCACTGCTTACTTCCCTTTGTGTTGTCATCAGTGCATTGTAACAGTAACTGTTGTCTTGGATTATGTTAAGTATATATTGTTTTTCAGAGAGAACAAGAGATACGGATGGGCCAAATGGCTATGGGAGGTAAGGACTTAAGAATTAGATAGTTGTGGTGCCTTTTGGGGGGTATAAAGGGTAGTTATAAAATAGATAGTAGCAGGTATCCAGGAACCAAAGAACTGcctgtttagtttttttgttttttagattgtCTGGCTAGTTACTgtgatctgcctatctctgtctctcaaagCCAGGGGTAGCAAGCATATACAGCATGGCCCAGCTCTTTTTTGttcctttgagacaggttcttacttgtagccctggctgtgctgaaactcactatgtacaccaggctggtcttgaacttagagatccacctatctctgcttcctaagtgctgggattaaaagtgagcCTTGATGCTTGGCTTTTGATGTGCAAATTGGGCTTTTTAAATTCAGATTTTTGTACTTGGGgagccttctttctctttcttaatctGCCTTAGGAAGCTTCTGCCTAGTCCACATTTAAATGACATCacattggggggttggggatttagctcagtggtagagcacttgcctagctagcgcaaggccctgggttcggtgcgagaaaaaaaaaagaaaaaaaaggacatcACATTTCCAGGGACATTAGGGCTTATAGGCTGGGAGTAAAGGATTGATTGCCTACTGGATTGTTGTTCCCCTTGGGAGGTGTGTTAATCTTTGCCCCCCTATAGTGATCATACTACTCTGCTTTAGGTGCCATGGGCATAAACAATAGAGGCGCCATGCCCCCTGCTCCTGTGCCACCTGGTACTCCAGCTCCTCCAGGACCTGCTGCTATGATGCCAGATGGAACCCTTGGATTGGTAATAAATTGCATGGCTTCATAGTAATTGTAAATAGCAATAGGGGGACCTTCTCAACCCTCTGGGGTCTAACTTTTGTgggtataggtgtgtgtatgcaggtgtgtgtacatgtaagtgTAGGCTAGAGGTTAGCTGCTTGTGTCATTGCTCAGGGGCCGTCCATAACCTAGGACTTGCCAGTTAGGCTAAGCTGACTGGTCTGTGAGCCCCAGGAATCCTCT
The window above is part of the Rattus norvegicus strain BN/NHsdMcwi chromosome X, GRCr8, whole genome shotgun sequence genome. Proteins encoded here:
- the Nono gene encoding non-POU domain-containing octamer-binding protein produces the protein MQSNKTFNLEKQNHTPRKHHQHHHQQHHQQQQQQQQQQQQQPPPPIPANGQQASSQNEGLTIDLKNFRKPGEKTFTQRSRLFVGNLPPDITEEEMRKLFEKYGKAGEVFIHKDKGFGFIRLETRTLAEIAKVELDNMPLRGKQLRVRFACHSASLTVRNLPQYVSNELLEEAFSVFGQVERAVVIVDDRGRPSGKGIVEFSGKPAARKALDRCSEGSFLLTTFPRPVTVEPMDQLDDEEGLPEKLVIKNQQFHKEREQPPRFAQPGSFEYEYAMRWKALIEMEKQQQDQVDRNIKEAREKLEMEMEAARHEHQVMLMRQDLMRRQEELRRMEELHNQEVQKRKQLELRQEEERRRREEEMRRQQEEMMRRQQEGFKGTFPDAREQEIRMGQMAMGGAMGINNRGAMPPAPVPPGTPAPPGPAAMMPDGTLGLTPPTTERFGQAATMEGIGAIGGTPPAFNRPAPGAEFAPNKRRRY